A genomic stretch from Flavobacterium sp. KS-LB2 includes:
- a CDS encoding 1-phosphofructokinase family hexose kinase, protein MESFNIVTITVNSALDKSTHFKGLVPEQKIRCEEPRFDAGGGGINVSKAISRLGGTSLAVFTSGGPTGKMLEELVKKESIAYKAVPVQSWTRESFVAVDDNTNSQYRFGFTGGIISAEESDNILEIITDLEPKFLVASGSLNEGLSTDFYKKIAEIAKRSNAKLILDTSGEALKKALEVGVYMIKPNVGELAKLIGVERLELEEVNEAAKQIIAKGGAEIVVVSLGPQGAVLVTKDSYEFVPAPNVVKKSTVGAGDSMVGAMVWALSQNKSLKEVIRWGVACGSAATMNEGTQLFKFEDAQRLFEWLKNK, encoded by the coding sequence ATGGAATCATTTAATATTGTTACTATCACAGTCAACTCGGCTTTGGATAAAAGCACTCATTTTAAAGGCTTAGTCCCAGAACAGAAAATACGATGTGAGGAACCACGTTTTGATGCTGGAGGTGGAGGAATTAATGTGTCTAAGGCGATTTCGCGTTTAGGAGGAACTTCTTTAGCGGTTTTTACTTCTGGTGGACCTACTGGTAAAATGCTAGAAGAATTAGTAAAAAAAGAGTCAATTGCTTATAAAGCTGTTCCCGTTCAATCATGGACTAGAGAAAGTTTTGTTGCCGTGGATGATAATACAAATTCTCAATACCGATTTGGATTTACAGGAGGAATAATCAGTGCAGAGGAAAGTGATAATATACTAGAAATCATAACTGATTTAGAACCAAAGTTTTTAGTAGCAAGCGGTAGTTTGAATGAAGGTTTGTCAACTGATTTTTATAAAAAAATTGCAGAAATTGCAAAAAGATCAAATGCTAAATTAATTTTGGACACTTCAGGCGAAGCATTAAAAAAGGCATTAGAAGTTGGTGTTTATATGATCAAGCCAAATGTTGGAGAATTGGCAAAATTAATAGGTGTAGAACGATTGGAACTGGAAGAAGTAAATGAGGCCGCAAAACAAATCATCGCTAAAGGCGGCGCCGAAATCGTAGTCGTTTCCCTTGGTCCGCAAGGCGCAGTATTGGTTACGAAAGATTCGTATGAATTTGTGCCAGCTCCTAATGTGGTCAAAAAAAGTACCGTTGGTGCCGGTGACAGTATGGTTGGTGCCATGGTTTGGGCACTTTCGCAAAATAAAAGTCTGAAAGAAGTCATCCGTTGGGGAGTTGCCTGCGGATCGGCAGCAACCATGAATGAAGGAACCCAATTGTTTAAATTTGAAGATGCACAACGATTGTTTGAATGGTTGAAGAATAAATAA